In a single window of the Zea mays cultivar B73 chromosome 5, Zm-B73-REFERENCE-NAM-5.0, whole genome shotgun sequence genome:
- the LOC103627570 gene encoding 50S ribosomal protein L18: MASLHPTTAMLAQRHSPAPSLSASSLSWSASIAVSRIPPAPGLALHPLVNPPASGNRQSPVVCAAWTRRSRGEAEQRPNRKSWKQRTDMYMRPFLLNVFFSKRFVHAKVMHRGTSKVIAVATTNSKDLRLTLPSLVDDNACRTIGRLIAERSMDADVFAMAYEPKKNERIEGKLGIVIDTIKEHGIIFV; this comes from the exons ATGGCCTCGCTCCACCCCACGACAGCAATGCTGGCCCAGCGCCATTCCCCTGCCCCCTCTCTCAGCGCATCGTCGCTCTCATGGTCCGCCTCCATCGCCGTCTCCCGCATCCCGCCAGCCCCTGGCCTCGCGCTCCACCCACTAGTGAATCCTCCCGCCTCCGGCAACCGCCAG AGCCCGGTGGTGTGTGCGGCGTGGACGCGGCGGTCGCGCGGGGAGGCGGAGCAGCGGCCCAACCGCAAGTCGTGGAAGCAGCGCACGGACATGTACATGCGCCCCTTCCTGCTCAATGTTTTTTTCTCCAAGCGCTTCGTGCACGCAAAGGTCATGCACAGGGGCACCAGCAAGGTCATTGCCGTCGCCACCACCAACTCCAAGGACCTCCGGCTCACCCTCCCATCTCTTGTCGACGACAACGCCTGCCGGACCATAGGGAGGCTCATCGCCGAGAGGTCCAtggacgccgacgtctttgctatGGCCTATGAGCCCAAGAAGAACGAGAGGATCGAGGGCAAGCTCGGGATCGTGATTGACACCATTAAGGAGCACGGCATCATCTTCGTATAG